A region from the Paludicola sp. MB14-C6 genome encodes:
- a CDS encoding endonuclease gives MKSLKLLKSIGISLLIVIGILFIAVVGYVVYMNLQYYRIDDNTKIAVENPSKKILKTGQEHSLVTYNIGFGAYNHDFSFFMDSGEMKDGTLVTGKNSKAKDKQTVINNTKGALSSVDSLDSDFYMFQEVDMKATRSHKVNQYAQLKTLGANYSLSFANNFHSAFLLYPLLDPHGAVDGGITTMSKYNISESIRKQYPVDPSFITKFTDLDRCFLVSRIPVDNGKELVLINSHMSAYDKGGKIREKQLAVLNSTLKQEYAKGNYVIVGGDFNHDIAHTKTVFETNQKVPEWVYEMNDENLADGFSFAIANNAAKIPTCRSTDMPYVKGQNYTVVIDGFIVSDNVSAVANNIDTDFMYSDHNPVMLKFKLS, from the coding sequence ATGAAAAGCTTGAAACTATTGAAATCAATTGGAATTAGCCTTTTAATCGTAATTGGAATTTTATTTATCGCTGTTGTTGGTTATGTTGTGTATATGAATCTTCAGTACTATAGAATTGACGACAACACAAAAATCGCTGTGGAAAACCCTTCTAAAAAAATATTAAAAACTGGTCAAGAACATTCATTGGTTACATACAATATCGGTTTTGGTGCATACAATCATGATTTTTCGTTTTTCATGGATAGTGGCGAAATGAAAGATGGCACCTTAGTAACAGGAAAAAATTCAAAAGCAAAAGATAAACAGACCGTAATTAATAATACCAAAGGAGCTCTTTCAAGTGTTGATTCCCTTGATTCCGATTTTTATATGTTTCAAGAGGTCGATATGAAAGCAACACGTAGTCATAAGGTTAATCAGTATGCACAATTAAAGACTTTGGGAGCTAACTATTCGCTCAGCTTTGCCAATAACTTTCACTCAGCTTTCTTATTATATCCTTTATTAGATCCTCATGGCGCTGTTGACGGCGGTATCACAACTATGAGTAAATATAACATTTCCGAATCTATTCGTAAACAATATCCTGTTGATCCTAGCTTTATCACTAAATTCACTGATTTAGACAGATGCTTTTTAGTGTCACGTATTCCAGTTGATAACGGAAAAGAGCTTGTACTGATTAACTCGCATATGTCTGCTTATGATAAAGGCGGTAAAATAAGAGAAAAGCAACTTGCTGTACTAAATAGCACATTAAAACAAGAGTATGCTAAAGGCAATTATGTAATTGTTGGCGGAGATTTTAATCACGATATCGCACACACAAAAACAGTTTTTGAAACCAATCAAAAGGTTCCTGAATGGGTTTACGAAATGAATGACGAAAATTTAGCGGATGGATTTTCCTTTGCTATAGCAAATAATGCAGCCAAAATTCCAACTTGTCGCAGTACAGATATGCCTTATGTAAAAGGACAAAACTACACGGTTGTAATAGACGGATTTATTGTATCCGATAACGTTAGTGCAGTAGCAAATAATATTGACACCGACTTTATGTATTCCGACCATAATCCTGTTATGTTAAAGTTCAAGCTTAGCTAA
- the nifJ gene encoding pyruvate:ferredoxin (flavodoxin) oxidoreductase, with the protein MKRKMKTMDGNTAAAHASYAFTDVAAIYPITPSSNMAEATDKWSAEGKENIFGERVRVVEMQSEAGAAGAVHGSLSAGALTTTYTASQGLLLMIPNMYKIAGELLPCVINVSARAIASHALSIFGDHSDVYACRQTGFAMLAGTNPQEAMDLGAVAHMSTIKSRVPFIHFFDGFRTSHELQKVAAWDYADLKEMVDMDAINAFRARALNPEHPVLKGTAQNPDIFFQAREASNSYYNAVPGIVEEYMNKVNEKIGTDYKLFNYYGAADATNIIIAMGSVNDTIEETIDYLNANGGKYGVVKVRLYRPFVAEKLIEAIPDSVKHITVLDRTKEPGALGEPLYLDVVASLKGSKFDAIPVLGGRYGLGSKDTTPAQIIAAFKNTTKNRFTLGIVDDVTDLSLEITENPNTTPAGITCCKFWGLGADGTVGANKNSIKIIGDHTDMNVQAYFDYDSKKSGGITVSHLRFGAPKIKSTYLINKADFVACHNPSYVTKYDMTADLKEGGVFLLNCGWDMAEIEERLPGQVKRDIAKKHIKFYTIDGVKIGKEIGLGGRINTILQSAFFKLANIIPADDAVKYMKDAATASYGKKGEHIVKMNHDAIDAGAKNVVEVKVPAEWATAADTDLTHVATGDRKDLVDYVNNILVPVTAQKGNTLPVSTFTHMADGVFPQGSAAYEKRGIAVDVPAWNPDNCIQCNFCSYVCPHAVIRPVVMTDEELKNAPCGTKSAPMTGMPGLNFAMVVSVLDCTGCGSCVNVCPGKKGNKALTMQALDSQLEEQNAFAYGIDLPTKPEVGVKFKESTVKGSQFKQPLLEFSGACAGCGETPYAKLVTQLFGDRMYISNATGCSSIWGGSAPSTPYTVNKSGFGPAWANSLFEDNAEYGYGMYLAQSAIRNRLIKKVEAIMANACDEAAKATCKEYLDTVNDGSANRIATDKLVAMLENCNCDGAKDILAAKDYLAKKSVWIFGGDGWAYDIGYGGVDHVLASGEDVNILVFDTEVYSNTGGQASKSTPTGAIAQFAAAGKEVKKKDLAGIAMSYGYIYVAQIAQGADYNQAIKAFVEAESYNGPSLVIAYAPCINHGIKTGMGSAQTEEKRAVEAGYWHTFRYDPRLAVEGKNPFQLDSKAPTASYKDFIMGEVRYNSLARANPTRAEQLFAKAEANAKDKYAQLVAKAAQE; encoded by the coding sequence ATCAAAAGAAAAATGAAAACCATGGACGGTAACACTGCTGCCGCTCATGCATCCTACGCCTTTACTGATGTTGCTGCGATTTACCCAATCACTCCATCATCAAATATGGCTGAAGCTACTGACAAATGGTCAGCAGAAGGCAAAGAGAATATCTTTGGCGAAAGAGTAAGAGTTGTTGAAATGCAATCAGAAGCAGGCGCTGCTGGTGCTGTTCACGGTTCTCTTTCCGCTGGTGCTTTAACTACTACTTACACAGCATCTCAAGGTTTATTATTAATGATTCCTAATATGTATAAAATTGCTGGTGAGTTACTACCTTGCGTAATTAACGTTTCTGCTCGTGCTATCGCTTCTCATGCACTATCTATCTTCGGCGATCACTCAGACGTTTACGCTTGTCGTCAAACCGGTTTCGCTATGCTTGCTGGCACAAACCCACAAGAAGCTATGGATTTAGGCGCAGTTGCTCATATGTCAACTATTAAATCTAGAGTTCCTTTCATTCACTTCTTTGATGGTTTCAGAACTTCTCATGAGCTGCAAAAAGTTGCTGCTTGGGATTACGCTGACCTAAAAGAAATGGTTGATATGGACGCTATCAACGCTTTCAGAGCGAGAGCTTTAAATCCAGAACACCCAGTTCTAAAAGGTACTGCTCAAAACCCTGATATTTTCTTCCAAGCAAGAGAAGCTTCTAACTCTTACTACAATGCTGTTCCTGGTATCGTTGAAGAGTATATGAACAAAGTAAACGAGAAAATCGGTACAGATTATAAATTATTCAACTACTATGGTGCTGCTGATGCAACAAACATCATTATCGCTATGGGTTCTGTTAACGATACAATCGAAGAAACTATCGATTACTTAAATGCTAACGGTGGTAAATACGGTGTTGTTAAAGTAAGATTATACAGACCTTTCGTTGCAGAAAAGTTAATCGAAGCTATTCCTGATTCCGTTAAACACATCACTGTATTAGACAGAACAAAAGAGCCTGGTGCACTTGGCGAGCCTCTATACTTAGATGTAGTAGCATCTCTTAAAGGTTCTAAATTTGATGCAATCCCTGTATTGGGCGGACGTTACGGTCTTGGCTCTAAAGACACAACTCCTGCACAAATCATTGCTGCATTCAAAAACACAACGAAAAATAGATTTACTCTTGGTATCGTAGATGATGTTACTGATTTATCATTAGAGATTACTGAAAATCCTAACACAACTCCTGCTGGTATTACTTGTTGTAAATTCTGGGGTCTTGGTGCTGACGGTACTGTTGGTGCAAACAAGAACTCAATCAAAATTATCGGTGACCATACTGATATGAACGTTCAAGCTTACTTTGACTATGACTCAAAGAAATCTGGCGGTATTACAGTTTCTCACTTAAGATTTGGTGCTCCAAAAATTAAATCAACTTACCTAATCAATAAAGCTGACTTCGTTGCTTGTCATAACCCATCTTATGTAACAAAATATGATATGACTGCTGACCTAAAAGAAGGCGGCGTATTCCTATTAAACTGTGGTTGGGACATGGCTGAAATCGAAGAAAGACTTCCTGGTCAAGTAAAACGTGACATTGCTAAAAAACACATCAAGTTCTATACTATTGACGGTGTTAAAATTGGTAAAGAAATCGGTCTTGGCGGAAGAATCAATACTATTCTACAATCTGCTTTCTTTAAATTAGCTAACATTATCCCTGCTGATGATGCTGTTAAATACATGAAAGATGCTGCAACTGCTTCTTATGGCAAAAAAGGTGAACACATCGTTAAGATGAACCATGATGCTATTGATGCTGGTGCAAAAAATGTTGTTGAAGTTAAAGTTCCTGCTGAATGGGCTACCGCAGCTGATACTGACTTAACTCATGTTGCTACAGGCGATAGAAAAGATCTAGTTGACTATGTTAACAACATCCTAGTTCCTGTAACTGCACAAAAAGGTAATACACTTCCTGTTTCTACTTTCACTCATATGGCTGACGGTGTATTCCCACAAGGTTCTGCTGCATACGAAAAACGTGGTATTGCTGTTGACGTTCCAGCTTGGAATCCTGACAACTGTATCCAATGTAACTTCTGTTCTTATGTTTGTCCTCATGCTGTAATTCGTCCGGTTGTAATGACTGATGAAGAATTGAAAAATGCTCCATGCGGAACAAAATCTGCTCCTATGACTGGTATGCCTGGTCTAAACTTTGCTATGGTTGTTTCTGTACTTGACTGTACTGGATGCGGCTCTTGTGTAAACGTTTGTCCTGGTAAAAAAGGAAACAAAGCTCTTACAATGCAAGCTCTTGATTCTCAATTAGAAGAACAAAATGCATTTGCATACGGCATTGATCTTCCTACAAAACCTGAAGTTGGTGTTAAATTTAAAGAATCTACCGTTAAAGGTAGCCAATTTAAACAACCTCTATTAGAGTTCTCCGGTGCTTGTGCTGGATGTGGAGAAACTCCATATGCTAAACTTGTAACACAACTATTTGGCGACAGAATGTATATTTCTAACGCAACCGGTTGTTCTTCTATCTGGGGTGGTTCTGCTCCTTCAACTCCATACACAGTAAACAAATCAGGCTTTGGTCCTGCTTGGGCTAACTCTCTATTTGAAGATAACGCTGAATATGGTTATGGTATGTATCTTGCACAATCTGCAATTAGAAACAGACTAATCAAAAAAGTAGAAGCTATTATGGCTAACGCTTGCGATGAAGCTGCAAAAGCTACTTGCAAAGAATATCTTGATACAGTAAACGATGGTTCTGCTAACCGTATTGCTACTGACAAATTAGTTGCAATGTTAGAAAACTGCAACTGTGATGGTGCAAAAGATATTTTAGCTGCAAAAGATTACCTAGCTAAAAAATCTGTTTGGATCTTCGGTGGTGACGGATGGGCTTACGATATCGGTTACGGCGGTGTTGACCATGTTCTTGCTTCTGGCGAAGATGTAAACATCTTAGTATTCGATACTGAAGTTTACTCTAATACAGGCGGTCAAGCTTCTAAATCTACTCCAACCGGTGCAATTGCTCAATTCGCTGCTGCTGGTAAAGAAGTGAAGAAGAAAGACCTTGCTGGTATTGCTATGAGCTACGGTTACATCTATGTTGCACAAATCGCACAAGGTGCTGACTACAACCAAGCTATTAAAGCATTTGTTGAAGCAGAAAGCTACAACGGTCCATCTCTTGTTATTGCTTATGCACCATGTATCAACCACGGTATTAAAACTGGTATGGGCTCTGCTCAAACAGAAGAAAAACGTGCTGTTGAAGCAGGCTATTGGCATACATTCAGATATGACCCACGTCTAGCTGTTGAAGGCAAAAACCCATTCCAATTAGACTCTAAAGCTCCTACTGCTAGCTACAAAGACTTCATCATGGGTGAAGTTCGTTATAACTCTCTTGCTCGTGCAAACCCAACAAGAGCAGAGCAATTATTCGCTAAAGCAGAAGCTAACGCAAAAGATAAATATGCACAACTTGTTGCAAAAGCAGCTCAAGAATAA